One Halichondria panicea chromosome 6, odHalPani1.1, whole genome shotgun sequence genomic window carries:
- the LOC135337799 gene encoding endoplasmic reticulum resident protein 44-like, whose product MKTFALILIVQAGLLLAPGAQGEAMDITQANYEDIRYSADIILINFYAEWCRFSQMLQPIFNKAADILNEEEPNRVILGRVNCEQNKDLCSTPFHISKYPTIKLIRHGSVAKREYRGQRSQEAIIQFVKEQLSDPVHPISEYTDVKLEEVKKAIVGFYPSNQSNEYLFFSKAAIILRDDCPFYSLIGTTETTQLAFREEGVSDVVYTGNTSDFSNVVMWLHDRCVPFIREITFQNGEELTEEGLPLLLLFYHPDRPQVKEEYRERVAADLGSHKGTVNVVTANGVMFAHPLHHLGKHANDLPVIAIDSFRHMYVFPNFDDFRVPGKIHQFITDLHSGKLHRDFHNPTNAPQETASHQQQRRDVDGSPPESEFKKLAPGRSRYSFRDEL is encoded by the exons ATGAAGACATTTGCTCTGATACTTATAGTACAG GCTGGCCTGTTGCTGGCCCCCGGTGCTCAAGGTGAAGCGATGGACATCACACAGGCCAACTATGAAGATATTAGAT ATAGTGCTGATATTATATTGATCAATTTCTATGCTGAATGGTGTCGGTTCAGTCAGATGCTCCAGCCCATCTTCAACAAGGCAGCAGACATTTTGAACGAAGAAGAgccg AATCGAGTGATATTGGGAAGAGTGAATTGTGAGCAAAACA AAGACCTATGTTCAACACCGTTCCACATCTCCAAATACCCAACTATCAAGTTGATACGACATGGCTCA GTGGCTAAACGTGAGTACAGAGGTCAACGGTCGCAAGAGGCCATCATACAGTTTGTGAAGGAGCAGTTGAGTGATCCCGTTCATCCTATTTCAGAGTACACGGATGTTAAATTGGAG GAAGTAAAGAAGGCAATTGTCGGATTCTACCCTAGTAACCAGAGCAACGAGTACCTCTTCTTCTCAAAG GCTGCCATTATTCTACGAGACGATTGCCCGTTCTACAGTTTGATAGG AACAACGGAAACTACACAGCTGGCCTTCCGAGAAGAGGGG gtttcGGATGTTGTGTACACTGGAAATACGAGTGATTTTTCCAATGTAGTCATGTGGTTACACGATCGCTGTGTGCCGTTTATTCGAGAGATCACGTTCCAAAATGGGGAGGAGCTCACTGAAGAGGGACTTCCTCTTTTGCTCCTCTTCTACCATCCTGACCGGCCGCAGGTTAAGGAAGAATACAGAGAAAGAGTTGCAGCTGACCTTGGCAGTCACAAAG gcacagtgAACGTGGTGACGGCCAATGGTGTCATGTTCGCCCACCCCCTTCACCATCTCGGCAAACATGCCAAT GACCTTCCGGTGATAGCGATAGACAGTTTCCGTCACATGTATGTCTTCCCAAACTTTGACGACTTCAG AGTTCCTGGAAAGATTCACCAGTTCATTACTGACCTACACTCGGGCAAACTTCACAGAGATTTCCATAACCCAACCAATGCA CCTCAAGAGACGGCCTCCCACCAACAGCAGAGGAGAGATGTGGATGGAAGCCCCCCAGAGAGTGAGTTCAAGAAGTTGGCCCCGGGAAGATCACGTTACTCTTTCAGAGATGAACTATGA
- the LOC135337807 gene encoding glucosamine 6-phosphate N-acetyltransferase-like: MEPCSRTTQEKGTPCDLQDSLFDDTVLRTMNTDKCKFAMKGIQYPTPGTSLFARPLRRSDYDKGFLQLLSQLTKVGDYSKEAFEAQFNSMQALPGMYYVVVIEDTSTATLVASATLLIEHKFIHGAVIRGRIEDVVVDSEYRSSSLGSFLLELLTCFSEEIGCYKITLDCKLKLVGFYEKFGYNNEGQCFLTKRFKD; encoded by the coding sequence ATGGAACCATGCTCAAGGACCACACAAGAGAAGGGAACTCCCTGTGACCTTCAAGACAGTCTATTTGACGACACTGTCCTCAGAACTATGAACACTGACAAATGTAAATTCGCAATGAAAGGTATACAATACCCTACACCCGGAACTAGTCTGTTTGCTCGACCACTTCGCCGCTCGGACTATGACAAAGGCTTTCTTCAACTGCTCTCTCAGCTGACAAAAGTAGGTGACTACAGTAAAGAGGCATTTGAAGCACAGTTCAACTCGATGCAAGCACTACCAGGAATGTACTATGTAGTGGTGATAGAAGACACGTCAACGGCTACACTAGTGGCCAGTGCTACACTGCTGATTGAGCATAAGTTTATTCATGGTGCTGTTATACGAGGTCGTATTGAAGACGTTGTCGTGGATAGTGAGTATCGAAGTTCTAGTTTAGGGTCATTCCTTTTGGAACTGTTAACTTGTTTTTCTGAAGAAATTGGTTGTTACAAGATAACTCTCGATTGCAAGCTAAAACTGGTTGGATTCTATGAGAAATTTGGTTACAATAATGAAGGACAATGTTTCCTCACAAAACGTTTTAAAGACTAA
- the LOC135337805 gene encoding Krueppel-like factor 6, translating into MAASMLTVSSLLPSQSIFNEIQSIHETGFFQEIQAIGEIEPVAASKTSSATTDFDNAMNALLDIPSNILNDAAALLDSLYGGEELNKKELKRTPDVVNVVTGNTPPLSAEVQENNPFTFSSNFVTTYPIFVPRLGGAPLQTPPPVCMIETADMPEERIVPVSPLAKVMALTTADLPRMPPTPPISPHSSCPSSPESSSASTLSSVISTSSDSMTDSPSPAPVQALENFILPSQQLEVRRKRANKDTAKRSHECNYTGCNKVYTKSSHLKAHQRSHTGEKPYACSWDGCTWRFARSDELTRHFRKHTGARPFKCQHCDRTFARSDHLTLHLKRHTSGKA; encoded by the exons ATGGCTGCCTCTATGCTGACTGTTAGCTCACTGCTTCCATCTCAAAGCATCTTTAATGAGATACAAAGTATCCATGAAACGGGATTCTTCCAAGAGATCCAAGCTATTGGAGAAATTGAGCCTGTGGCTGCAAGCAAG ACTTCATCAGCTACTACAGACTTCGACAATGCTATGAACGCACTTTTAGACATCCCCTCAAATATTCTGAACGATGCTGCCGCTTTGTTAGACAGTTTGTACGGAGGAGAAGAACTAAACAAAAAGGAACTAAAACGTACACCCGATGTTGTCAATGTCGTCACCGGCAATACACCACCACTCTCGGCAGAAGTACAGGAAAATAATCCCTTCACATTTTCGTCAAACTTCGTCACAACTTATCCGATTTTCGTTCCCAGACTCGGCGGAGCCCCCCTCCAAACTCCACCCCCAGTGTGTATGATAGAGACTGCCGACATGCCTGAAGAACGGATAGTCCCAGTATCACCTTTGGCCAAAGTGATGGCTCTCACTACAGCGGACCTTCCACGTATGCCCCCGACTCCACCGATCTCTCCTCACAGTTCGTGCCCAAGCTCGCCTGAGAGCTCAAGTGCCTCCACCCTCTCGTCTGTGATatcaacctcctctgactcTATGACAGACTCACCGTCACCGGCTCCGGTACAAGCGCTAGAAAATTTCATACTGCCCAGTCAGCAGTTGGAAGTCCGAAGAAAACGCGCAAATAAAGACACAGCGAAACGAAGCCACGAATGTAACTATACGGGCTGTAACAAGGTGTACACAAAGAGCTCACACCTCAAGGCACATCAGAGGTCTCACACAGGAGAGAAACCGTATGCCTGCTCGTGGGATGGCTGCACATGGAGGTTTGCTCGATCTGATGAACTAACCCGACACTTTAGGAAACACACAGGTGCTAGGCCCTTCAAGTGTCAGCATTGCGATCGGACGTTTGCACGCTCTGACCACCTCACACTTCATCTGAAGAGACACACAAGTGGTAAAGCATAG